From the Streptomyces sp. 846.5 genome, the window AACGACTTATAATCACCACGTCAACGGTTCCGGCGCCCTGGCTCCGGCGGGCACTCGGCGGCTTGCAGGGGCCGGTGCCGACTGCAACACTTGTCATAATTAATGCAAAGGGGCTGGCTGTGAACTCACACCGTTTCCAGGGCCGCACCGTCCTGGTGACCGGTGCAGCGTCCGGCATCGGGGCCGCCTCGGCCGAGCGGTTCGCCGCCGAAGGCGCGACCGTCTGGCTCACCGACGTGGCCGACGACGCCGGCCAGGAGGTCGCCGAGAAGATCAACGCAGCCGGCGGTACCGCCGAGTACATGCACTGCGACACCGCAGACGAGGATGACTGGCACGCGCTGCGCGCACGGTTCGAGCAGCGCCACGACAGGCTGGACGCACTGCACCACAACGCCTACTGGATTCGCACCGGCCCGCTCCATGAACTGGAACTGGCGCACTGGAACCGACAGTTGGAGGTCTCCCTGACCGGGACCTACCACGCCGTCCGCACCTTCCTGCCCATGCTCCGGCAGGCGGAGGGCTCCGTCGTCCTCACCTCTTCGGTGCACGCCCTCATCGGCCTGCCCGGACACCCCGCCTACGCCGCGACCAAGGGCGCCCTGTGCGCGCTAGGACGGCAGCTGGCCGTGGAGTACGCGCCCACGATCAGGGTCAACGTGATACTGCCGGGCCCCGTCATGACCCCCGCGTGGGACCGGGTGGACGAGGCCGCCCGCACCGAGAGCGTCGCCGCCACCCCGGCCGGGCGCTTCGGCCGCCCCGAGGAGGTCGCCGCCGCAGCGGCGTTCCTGGCCTCCACCGACGCCTCCTTCGTCACCGGGGCGAACCTCGTGGTCGACGGAGGGTGGAGCATCGTGAAAGCCTCAGCCTGACCCGCCATCGGACGGACCGAATCCAGGATTAAGGAAGCAATGTCGAGTTACCCGGGCCGCGGCCTGCACGGCCAGATCGTCGAGCAGATCGGCGTGCGCATCGTCGGCGGCACCTACCAGCCGCACGCGACGCTCTTCTCGGAACACCTCGAACAGGAATTCGGCGTCAGCAAGACCGTGGTACGCGAAGCCCTCAAGGTCATCGCCGCCAAGGGCCTGGTCGAGTCCCGCCAGAAGCGCGGCACGGTCGTACTGCCGCGCGAGTCCTGGAACCTGCTCGACGCCGACGTGCTGCGCTGGCAGGGCGGCGAACCGCCGAACTTCGTCTTCCTGGAGAAGCTCGCCGAGGTCCGCGAGATGGTCGAGCCCCCCGCGGCCCGGTTCGCCGCACTGCGCCGCACCCCGGAGGACCTGGAGACGATGCGTGCGGCCCTGGACGACATGGAAGCGGCGCGCCGCGACCCGGACGCCATGGTCGCCGCCGACCTCCGCTTCCACCGGGCACTGCTGGACTCGGCCCACAACGAGGTGCTCAGCCGCATGGAGGTCATCCTCGCCGCCGGGCTCCAGATCCGCGACCGCTTTGTGCACCACAGCGCGCACGGGGCCGACCCCATGCCCGCCCACCGGGCCCTATACGAGGCGATCCAGGACAGCGACGCGGACCGGGCGGGGGTGACGGTGCAGGCCCTGCTCGCGCAGGCGGCCTCCGACCTGGCCGAGGTGCGCGAACACGCCGACCGCGTCCAGAAGCCGAGACGCCGCAGCCCCCGCACGGCGACCACGCACAAGGTCCCCTGACGCTGTGGACGGTCACACCATTCGGCGCAGGCCGGCGCAACGGGGTCCCCGGGGGGCGAGCACGCCTCCGAGGACGAGGTGTTGCAACAACCGGTCGAGTCCATCCACCACGGCACCAGCAGCCGCTGCCATGGCATCTGACCTGCAATAATGTCACGAACTGCGATACTGCCCCCTACCGAACTCCGCAGGGTCGCGGTCGGAAGGATCCACCATCTTGAAGGGGCTGGTCAGGGTGCTGGTGTGGCAGGGTCCGTTGATGCTTGGCGCCGCCGGGCGCCCGCGGCCGACGTGGTGATCCGCGGCGGCCTGAACGGCGCCGAGGTGGACCCGGCCCGGCCGTCCGACCCGAACGTGGAGCTGACCGACCCGTAGCTGTTCGCCGGGCCGCCGGGCCGAGCCGAGGAGCTGACGGGAGACGATGGTGCGGATCCTGGCGGCCTGCGCGTCGACGGACTGCGGTCCCTTCCCGGTCAGCAGGTCGACCGAGGGCTCGTGGATCACCTTCACAGCGGTCGGGTTGAGCGAGGCGCTGACGGTGAACCCGGCGTCCTTGACGGCCTCGTCGACGAAGTAGCTCAGCCGGGTGCGTTCTCCGGGCACGTGCGGGTAGCCCGCACTGAGCGCGATCTTCTCGCCGTGTTCGGGCACGGTGGTGACGGTCGCCGCAAGGAACGGGTTGTCGGTCACGCGGTACGGCCTGCCGGCCCGGTCGATGCGCTCCCATGTGGACGTCATCGCGATCGGTGCGTGGCAGATCAGTGAGATGAGGACGTCGTTCCGGCGGGCCAGGTGCAGGGTTTCGCCGAGCCACGGGTTGTCTCGTCAACCGTTCCCGAGCTGACTCAAGAACAGCCGGGGCCGGGGCCCAGGCTGGATCAACGGTGGACCGGCACTATGGTGTGGCTGCACGGACTCCCGGCCCTGTCCGCACAGGGCCGGCATCCGCATCGACAGTCATGCAAACCGTTGGCCCGCTACCGCGCCAACGTCCTTGGCACGTTGTAGCCCTCGACCCGCAGCGCGGGTCGACCTGAGGAAAGTGCCTCGACGGGCCAGGACAGAGCGACGGTCCGCGACTCCCCGGGCAGCAGCCACAGGTAGTTGTCCCCGTACAGGGTCGGCAGCACCCGCTCACCGCTGTGGTCGTCCAGCAACGACAGCCGTACCATCGCCGCCACGGCCGAGCCGCGGTTGTGGATCGTCGCGGTCAGCGTCCGGCGCGCGCCCGAGTGGCTCAGGCCGCTGATGGCGGCCGAGACGCGGACTGCCGGAGCGCTGTTGAGCACCGCCATGTCGGTCGGCTGCCGGTAGCGCCAGTAGGTGTTCGTGGACCGGACGTGCCCGTCGCCGTCCGTCAGGGTCAGCCGCAGCAGGTGGAATCCGGGCAGGTCGCCGGTCCAGCCAACGGTGAAGGCCCGCGTCGTGCCGGACGCTGCGACATCCAGTGTGGTACGCCGGGTCGCGCCCAGCTGCTGTCCCTTGATGTCGATGAGCTGGGCGGTGACGCTCGCTCCTTCGAGCGCTCCTGGTGTGTGGTTCACGGCGATGACCTGCCAGTCGTCCGGGCCGGCCTGGACATGGACGGCTTCGCACGCCTTGCGAGCCGATCCCCACCACGCATGCCAGCATGATTCCCTACGAATGATCACGAACCGAGGACGGGTTGCCGAATACTGACCCACGCCCGGGCCCCGGTCGGTGATCATCCGACCTACGCTCCGAGCGCGTCGCGCAGCGCGTTGATTAGCCGGGCGTCATCCGCGCCGAGCAGTCGTGCGGCCTGGATGTAGTCGCGGGCGAGCCGTTCCAGTTGGTCGTCCGTGTCCGGACCGGGCGTCGGCGCACGGACCCGCGTTCCGGCGCCGCGCCGGGTCCGTACGAGGTCGGTCGCTTCAAGTTCGCGGTAGGCGCGGGCCACGGTGCCGACCGCCAGGTCCAGATCCGCGGCGAGTTGACGGACCGGCGCGAGACGTTGGCCGTCGGCGAGCCGTCCGGCACGGATGAGCCCGGCGAGTTGGGCGCGGATCTGCTCGTACGGCGGCACCGGGCTTGCGGTGTCGACCCGCAGGGCGGGCTGGCTCACAGGCGCCGCCCAGGGATCCCGCACAGGATGGCCAGGCAGTGCAGCGCCGTGACCGCGGCGACGATCACCGTCGGCAACAGTGCCCAGGACGCCGCCTGCGTGGCTGTGCCCGCGCACGGCAGGCCGTGGAGGGCGACCTCGACGACAAGGCCGATACCGGTGAGGGAGCCGGTGACGAGGAGTCCCCAGGCTGCCACCACATCGGTCATGCCAACGCGGCGGCGTCCGTCGTCCATCTGCGGGGTGCCGGGTTCGCCGG encodes:
- a CDS encoding SDR family oxidoreductase — protein: MNSHRFQGRTVLVTGAASGIGAASAERFAAEGATVWLTDVADDAGQEVAEKINAAGGTAEYMHCDTADEDDWHALRARFEQRHDRLDALHHNAYWIRTGPLHELELAHWNRQLEVSLTGTYHAVRTFLPMLRQAEGSVVLTSSVHALIGLPGHPAYAATKGALCALGRQLAVEYAPTIRVNVILPGPVMTPAWDRVDEAARTESVAATPAGRFGRPEEVAAAAAFLASTDASFVTGANLVVDGGWSIVKASA
- a CDS encoding FadR/GntR family transcriptional regulator; the encoded protein is MSSYPGRGLHGQIVEQIGVRIVGGTYQPHATLFSEHLEQEFGVSKTVVREALKVIAAKGLVESRQKRGTVVLPRESWNLLDADVLRWQGGEPPNFVFLEKLAEVREMVEPPAARFAALRRTPEDLETMRAALDDMEAARRDPDAMVAADLRFHRALLDSAHNEVLSRMEVILAAGLQIRDRFVHHSAHGADPMPAHRALYEAIQDSDADRAGVTVQALLAQAASDLAEVREHADRVQKPRRRSPRTATTHKVP
- a CDS encoding glycoside hydrolase family 2 protein, yielding MITDRGPGVGQYSATRPRFVIIRRESCWHAWWGSARKACEAVHVQAGPDDWQVIAVNHTPGALEGASVTAQLIDIKGQQLGATRRTTLDVAASGTTRAFTVGWTGDLPGFHLLRLTLTDGDGHVRSTNTYWRYRQPTDMAVLNSAPAVRVSAAISGLSHSGARRTLTATIHNRGSAVAAMVRLSLLDDHSGERVLPTLYGDNYLWLLPGESRTVALSWPVEALSSGRPALRVEGYNVPRTLAR
- a CDS encoding GntR family transcriptional regulator, with the translated sequence MSQPALRVDTASPVPPYEQIRAQLAGLIRAGRLADGQRLAPVRQLAADLDLAVGTVARAYRELEATDLVRTRRGAGTRVRAPTPGPDTDDQLERLARDYIQAARLLGADDARLINALRDALGA